Proteins from one Catenulispora sp. GP43 genomic window:
- a CDS encoding extracellular solute-binding protein → MRKRITAAAGLAALALTATACAGGGTSTPKSSSGTSAKSTGSGTELAVPTGPVTITFEEAMTIGTLKPAMDKLVSDFQAKYPNITVKLQGDPDYGTMYTKEKAEVQAGNAPTIGQAYESWASYFQSAGKLVPISDLAGTDTPAEMSTFYKGIQTDMKLPDGKTWMWPFNKSVLVLFENSDMLAKDGQTDPKTWDDYANVMKAVSKDGVTGSTIDPGSATGAAYGTQWFEILSEANGAKLYDADGTPHLSDPGAVKALQYMQDLKNANALATGKNYPGETALGAQKGAFDISSAAGYGFENKTVAGKFKLGITALPSGPAGAVNELTGTNIVMFTGASADQKAAAWAFLKFIDSPAEQAGWSATSGYLPVTSQALSDPVMQSFVAKNPYVTAAVSELDTAFTLPGFDWIFKCQGYEATAIQEVLENGKQPSDALNTAQSACTAAKAQG, encoded by the coding sequence ATGCGCAAGCGCATAACCGCGGCCGCCGGCCTGGCCGCCCTCGCCTTGACCGCCACCGCCTGTGCCGGCGGCGGGACCTCCACGCCGAAGTCCAGCAGCGGCACCTCCGCCAAGAGCACCGGCTCCGGCACCGAGCTCGCGGTGCCCACCGGCCCGGTGACCATCACCTTCGAGGAGGCGATGACCATCGGCACCCTGAAGCCGGCGATGGACAAGCTGGTCTCGGACTTCCAGGCCAAGTACCCGAACATCACGGTCAAGCTCCAGGGCGACCCGGACTACGGCACGATGTACACCAAGGAGAAGGCCGAGGTGCAGGCCGGGAACGCCCCGACCATCGGCCAGGCCTACGAGAGCTGGGCCTCCTACTTCCAGTCCGCCGGCAAGCTGGTCCCGATCAGCGACCTGGCCGGCACCGACACCCCGGCCGAGATGTCCACGTTCTACAAGGGCATCCAGACCGACATGAAGCTGCCGGACGGCAAGACCTGGATGTGGCCGTTCAACAAGAGCGTGCTGGTCCTGTTCGAGAACTCCGACATGCTCGCCAAGGACGGCCAGACCGACCCGAAGACCTGGGACGACTACGCCAACGTCATGAAGGCGGTCTCCAAGGACGGCGTCACCGGCTCCACCATCGACCCCGGCTCGGCCACCGGCGCCGCCTACGGCACCCAGTGGTTCGAGATCCTGTCCGAGGCCAACGGTGCCAAGCTCTACGACGCCGACGGCACCCCGCACCTGAGCGACCCCGGTGCCGTCAAGGCCCTGCAGTACATGCAGGACCTGAAGAACGCCAACGCCCTGGCCACCGGCAAGAACTACCCCGGCGAGACCGCGCTGGGCGCCCAGAAGGGCGCGTTCGACATCTCCTCGGCGGCCGGCTACGGCTTCGAGAACAAGACAGTCGCCGGCAAGTTCAAGCTCGGCATCACCGCCCTGCCCTCGGGCCCGGCCGGCGCGGTCAACGAGCTGACCGGCACCAACATCGTGATGTTCACCGGCGCCAGCGCCGACCAGAAGGCCGCCGCCTGGGCCTTCCTGAAGTTCATCGACAGCCCCGCCGAGCAGGCCGGGTGGTCGGCCACCTCCGGCTACCTGCCGGTGACCAGCCAGGCCCTGAGCGACCCGGTGATGCAGTCCTTCGTGGCCAAGAACCCGTACGTCACGGCCGCGGTCTCCGAGCTCGACACCGCCTTCACGCTGCCCGGCTTCGACTGGATCTTCAAGTGCCAGGGCTATGAGGCCACCGCGATCCAGGAGGTGCTGGAGAACGGCAAGCAGCCCTCTGACGCGCTGAACACCGCGCAGTCCGCCTGCACCGCCGCGAAGGCGCAGGGGTGA
- a CDS encoding carbohydrate ABC transporter permease, which translates to MTATTEAGKALAAPPGPARRQRARDFRATRWGWAYSAPAVLVFLAFVIVPTGYTFYVSLWKWNALNPALSKFKGLGNYSRLFDATQPTFLSSLWHSLYFTGAMVIGGTAISLGLALLLQRGGALLNGTRVALFLPHATPVIATSMIWTWIFNYKFGLADWVLHSLHLPTSQWLQSSSSAMPAVVIYSLWHEVGFTTVVFLGGLATLSNELSEAARVDGCSAWQEFWHVTWHQLRPVTVFVVAITAITSLQAFTQFYQLANGGPAYATTTLSYLVYQEAFVFSDTGYGAALAVVLFAITIFFTLVRRRTAAGGESHALV; encoded by the coding sequence GTGACCGCAACGACCGAGGCCGGCAAGGCCCTCGCCGCACCGCCCGGCCCGGCCCGCCGACAGCGCGCCCGCGACTTCCGCGCGACCCGCTGGGGCTGGGCGTACTCGGCCCCGGCCGTGCTCGTGTTCCTGGCCTTCGTGATCGTCCCGACCGGGTACACGTTCTACGTCTCCCTGTGGAAGTGGAACGCGCTGAACCCGGCGCTGTCGAAGTTCAAGGGCCTGGGCAACTACTCGCGGCTGTTCGACGCCACGCAGCCCACGTTCCTGAGCAGCCTGTGGCACTCGCTGTACTTCACCGGCGCGATGGTGATCGGCGGGACCGCGATCTCCCTGGGCCTGGCCCTGCTGCTGCAGCGCGGCGGCGCGCTGCTGAACGGCACCCGGGTGGCGCTCTTCCTGCCGCACGCCACGCCGGTGATCGCCACCTCGATGATCTGGACCTGGATCTTCAACTACAAGTTCGGCCTGGCCGACTGGGTCCTGCACAGCCTGCACCTGCCGACCTCGCAGTGGCTGCAGTCCTCGTCCTCGGCGATGCCCGCCGTGGTGATCTACAGCCTGTGGCACGAGGTCGGCTTCACCACCGTGGTGTTCCTCGGCGGCCTGGCCACGCTGTCCAACGAGCTGTCCGAGGCCGCGCGCGTGGACGGCTGCTCGGCCTGGCAGGAGTTCTGGCACGTCACCTGGCACCAGCTCAGGCCGGTGACCGTGTTCGTGGTCGCCATCACCGCGATCACCTCGCTGCAGGCCTTCACGCAGTTCTACCAGCTGGCCAACGGCGGCCCGGCCTACGCCACCACGACCCTGAGCTACCTGGTCTACCAGGAGGCCTTCGTCTTCAGCGACACCGGCTACGGCGCGGCGCTGGCCGTGGTCCTGTTCGCCATCACCATCTTCTTCACGCTCGTCCGGCGCCGCACCGCGGCCGGCGGCGAGTCGCACGCCCTCGTCTGA
- a CDS encoding tRNA (adenine-N1)-methyltransferase — protein sequence MDSTPSTPPSEPTGADHRRGLLKPGDQVQLTDAKGRMSTITLQAGKQYHTHKGSFDHDELIGSPEGVVVKTSGGNEYLALRPLLSDFVLSMPRGAAVVYPKDAGQIVQMADIFPGARVVEAGVGSGALTCSLLRAVGDSGSVHSYERREEFAEIAAKNVRSFFGAEHPAWELTIGDLAEKLVDEEVDRVVLDMLAPWDCVDAVAKALVPGGVIICYVATTTQLSRTVETLRSHGAFTEPQPWESMVRGWHVEGLAVRPDHRMIGHTGFLVTARRLADGVTPPVRRRRPSKGAYAADYVAEGATPAAGSVADPEFNEDGTVTSSVARRVLP from the coding sequence ATGGACAGCACGCCCTCTACGCCCCCCTCCGAGCCGACCGGCGCGGACCACCGACGCGGCCTCCTCAAGCCCGGCGACCAGGTTCAGCTCACCGACGCCAAGGGGCGGATGAGCACCATCACCCTGCAGGCGGGCAAGCAGTACCACACCCACAAGGGCTCCTTCGATCACGACGAGCTCATCGGCTCGCCCGAGGGCGTGGTCGTGAAGACCTCCGGCGGCAACGAGTACCTGGCGCTGCGTCCGCTGCTGTCCGACTTCGTGCTGTCGATGCCGCGCGGGGCGGCCGTGGTCTACCCCAAGGACGCCGGGCAGATCGTGCAGATGGCCGACATCTTCCCCGGGGCCCGGGTGGTCGAGGCCGGCGTCGGCTCCGGCGCGCTGACCTGCTCGCTGCTGCGGGCCGTCGGGGACTCCGGCAGCGTGCACTCCTACGAGCGCCGCGAGGAGTTCGCCGAGATCGCGGCGAAGAACGTGCGCTCCTTCTTCGGCGCCGAGCACCCGGCGTGGGAGCTGACCATCGGCGACCTGGCCGAGAAGCTGGTCGACGAGGAGGTCGACCGGGTGGTGCTGGACATGCTGGCGCCGTGGGACTGCGTGGACGCGGTCGCCAAGGCGCTGGTGCCCGGCGGCGTGATCATCTGCTACGTCGCGACCACCACCCAGCTCTCGCGCACCGTGGAGACCCTGCGCTCGCACGGCGCGTTCACCGAGCCGCAGCCCTGGGAGTCGATGGTGCGCGGCTGGCACGTGGAGGGCCTGGCGGTGCGGCCGGACCACCGGATGATCGGCCACACCGGCTTCCTGGTGACCGCGCGCCGGCTGGCCGACGGCGTCACCCCGCCTGTGCGCCGCCGCCGGCCGTCCAAGGGCGCCTACGCCGCCGACTACGTCGCCGAGGGCGCGACGCCGGCGGCCGGGAGCGTCGCCGACCCCGAGTTCAACGAGGACGGCACGGTGACCTCCTCCGTGGCGCGCCGCGTGCTGCCCTAG
- a CDS encoding site-2 protease family protein, with translation MADDDGRQSTGDGGSDGEGGGASQEHRSGRNQIIRGPGLRLGRPFGIPLYVSPSWFVVAAFITVLLAPQSGDVTDPSNDFGNELGGWRYVLSLAYAIFLYASVVVHELAHSALAKRLGLPVRRIVIHFLGGVSEIEKESDAPGKAFWIAFVGPLTSAALAGIGFAVYQVIPHDDTVSLGQKVAATLVFGFWASNLLVALFNLLPGLPLDGGQMLRAAVWKATGRSMAGTVAAAWAGRVLAIAVFLAMNLLYARGGTIQPFGLGLAVFMAMFIWFGATQALVVAKLRERIPGLSARKMTRRAISVEARTPLAEALRRAHEVNARGIVLVDGNDKPTGLVNEAQVIATPEQRRPWVEAGDVARPLEANLIVAADLTGEALLDVLRANPAPEYLVVEAGGEIVGVLAASDVQAAFLGKPPSPPPPAQPRMPV, from the coding sequence GTGGCGGATGACGATGGCAGGCAGAGCACCGGTGATGGTGGCTCCGACGGCGAGGGCGGGGGGGCGTCGCAGGAGCACAGATCCGGCCGCAACCAGATCATCCGCGGCCCCGGCCTGCGCCTGGGGCGGCCGTTCGGCATCCCCCTGTACGTCTCCCCGTCCTGGTTCGTCGTCGCCGCTTTCATCACCGTCCTGCTGGCTCCGCAGTCCGGCGACGTCACCGACCCGTCCAACGACTTCGGCAACGAACTCGGCGGCTGGCGCTATGTCCTGTCGCTCGCCTACGCCATCTTCCTCTACGCCTCCGTCGTCGTCCACGAGCTCGCGCACTCCGCCCTGGCCAAGCGCCTGGGCCTGCCGGTGCGCCGCATCGTCATCCACTTCCTCGGCGGCGTCTCGGAGATCGAGAAGGAGTCCGACGCGCCCGGCAAGGCGTTCTGGATCGCCTTCGTCGGCCCGCTGACCTCCGCCGCGCTGGCCGGCATCGGCTTCGCCGTCTACCAGGTCATCCCGCACGACGACACGGTCAGCCTGGGCCAGAAGGTCGCCGCCACGCTGGTTTTCGGCTTCTGGGCCTCCAACCTGCTGGTGGCGCTGTTCAACCTGCTGCCGGGCCTGCCGCTGGACGGCGGCCAGATGCTGCGCGCCGCGGTCTGGAAGGCCACCGGCCGCTCGATGGCCGGCACCGTCGCGGCCGCCTGGGCCGGCCGGGTCCTGGCGATCGCGGTCTTCCTCGCGATGAACCTGCTCTACGCCCGCGGCGGCACCATCCAGCCCTTCGGCCTGGGCCTGGCGGTCTTCATGGCGATGTTCATCTGGTTCGGCGCCACCCAGGCCCTGGTCGTGGCCAAGCTCCGGGAGCGCATCCCCGGCCTGTCGGCGCGCAAGATGACCCGCCGGGCGATCAGCGTCGAGGCGCGCACCCCGCTGGCCGAGGCGCTGCGGCGCGCGCACGAGGTGAACGCCCGCGGCATCGTGCTGGTGGACGGCAACGACAAGCCCACCGGCCTGGTCAACGAGGCCCAGGTGATCGCCACCCCGGAGCAGCGCCGGCCGTGGGTCGAGGCCGGCGACGTGGCGCGGCCGCTGGAGGCCAACCTGATAGTGGCCGCCGACCTCACCGGCGAGGCCCTGCTGGACGTGCTGCGCGCCAACCCGGCCCCGGAGTACCTGGTCGTCGAGGCGGGCGGGGAGATCGTCGGCGTGCTGGCCGCCTCCGATGTGCAGGCGGCGTTCCTGGGCAAGCCGCCCAGCCCGCCCCCGCCGGCCCAGCCGCGCATGCCGGTCTAG
- a CDS encoding RecB family exonuclease — protein MDAAVTTSPVTVTTVTLPMALSPSRASDFMTCPLLFRFRVIDKLPERKSAAATRGTLVHAILEHLFDLPTGQRTPTSASSMLSPEWERMVQADPALVELAEEAGGDEAWLAGAVNLLERYFRLEDPNRLEPAERELFVHARVADGLLLRGFVDRLDVAPDGAIRVVDYKTGRAPGPAFEGKALFQMKFYALVLWKTRGVVPRRLQLMYLGGDSQIVTYDPDESDLRATERKVAALWSAIRAAAERGEWRANPSRLCDWCDHKALCPEFGGTPPALPPVEVVEASEAVPGQRGRGAAGAAAAKGGGEVGETEG, from the coding sequence ATGGACGCAGCGGTGACGACGAGCCCTGTGACGGTGACGACGGTGACGCTCCCGATGGCGCTCTCGCCGTCCCGGGCGTCGGACTTCATGACCTGCCCGCTGCTGTTCCGCTTCCGCGTCATCGACAAGCTCCCGGAACGCAAGAGCGCGGCGGCCACCCGCGGCACCCTGGTCCACGCCATCCTGGAGCACCTCTTCGACCTGCCGACCGGCCAGCGCACCCCGACCTCGGCCTCCAGCATGCTGTCCCCGGAATGGGAGCGCATGGTCCAGGCCGACCCGGCTCTGGTGGAACTGGCCGAGGAGGCCGGCGGCGACGAGGCCTGGCTGGCCGGCGCGGTGAACCTGCTGGAGCGCTACTTCCGCCTGGAGGACCCGAACCGCCTGGAGCCGGCCGAGCGCGAACTGTTCGTCCACGCCCGGGTCGCCGACGGCCTGCTGCTGCGCGGCTTCGTCGACCGCCTCGACGTGGCCCCCGACGGCGCGATCCGCGTGGTCGACTACAAAACCGGGCGCGCCCCGGGCCCGGCCTTCGAGGGCAAGGCCCTGTTCCAGATGAAGTTCTACGCCCTGGTCCTGTGGAAGACCCGCGGCGTGGTCCCCCGCCGCCTGCAGCTGATGTACCTCGGCGGCGACAGCCAGATCGTCACCTACGACCCCGACGAATCGGACCTGCGCGCCACCGAACGCAAGGTCGCCGCCCTCTGGAGCGCGATCCGCGCCGCCGCCGAGCGCGGCGAGTGGCGCGCGAACCCGTCGCGGCTGTGCGACTGGTGCGATCACAAGGCGCTGTGCCCGGAGTTCGGCGGGACGCCGCCGGCGTTGCCGCCGGTGGAGGTGGTCGAGGCGTCGGAGGCGGTGCCGGGGCAGCGGGGGCGGGGCGCGGCGGGGGCTGCGGCTGCTAAGGGGGGCGGCGAAGTGGGCGAGACAGAGGGCTGA
- the yidD gene encoding membrane protein insertion efficiency factor YidD: MGDDKSIGTGDILDDTIGRNRRFRLGTGWLERGCEPECWSAGCEVSNACDANCLVALIALMATSGGLFAAIAGAGPTGRRLRREAQPRGALAAALHQGVRYYQLRLSARRPGHGGCRYPPTCSAYAAEALRRHGALAGTRLAVRRLRRCRPGAAGGADPVP, from the coding sequence ATGGGGGACGACAAGAGCATAGGCACCGGCGACATCCTCGACGACACGATCGGCCGCAACCGCCGGTTCCGGCTGGGAACGGGATGGCTGGAGCGAGGCTGCGAACCGGAATGCTGGTCGGCGGGCTGCGAGGTGAGCAATGCCTGCGATGCCAACTGCCTGGTGGCACTCATAGCCCTGATGGCGACGAGCGGCGGCCTGTTCGCGGCGATCGCCGGCGCCGGACCGACCGGGCGGCGGCTTCGGCGTGAGGCGCAGCCGCGCGGGGCGCTGGCGGCGGCGCTGCACCAGGGCGTGCGCTACTACCAGCTGCGGCTCAGCGCGCGCCGCCCCGGCCACGGCGGCTGCCGGTACCCGCCGACGTGCTCGGCGTACGCTGCCGAGGCGCTGCGACGGCATGGCGCGCTGGCCGGGACCCGGCTCGCCGTCCGGCGGCTGCGGCGGTGCCGGCCGGGAGCTGCCGGCGGCGCGGATCCGGTGCCCTGA
- a CDS encoding HAD family hydrolase — translation MPSPIPPAAVFFDMDGLLIDSEPTWFQAEQDMLAAYGFTLGPEHYPHVLGKPIEVSTAYLLDLTGHPVSAEQFADGIEVAMIERLRDGVPMMPGAKDLLVELEAAGLPLALVSASSRRIVDACLPLIGAEHFRVTVSGDDVEHSKPEPDPYLLAARHLDVDPARCVVLEDSPTGAAAGHAAGCRVIAVPHAAQVPARERVTVVDSLRRVNLSFLRGLFDE, via the coding sequence ATGCCCAGCCCCATACCGCCGGCCGCCGTCTTCTTCGACATGGACGGCCTGCTCATCGACTCCGAGCCCACCTGGTTCCAGGCCGAGCAGGACATGCTCGCCGCCTACGGGTTCACCCTCGGCCCCGAGCACTACCCGCACGTCCTGGGCAAGCCGATAGAGGTCTCGACCGCCTACCTGCTGGACCTCACCGGCCACCCGGTCAGCGCCGAGCAGTTCGCCGACGGCATCGAGGTGGCGATGATCGAGCGCCTGCGCGACGGCGTCCCGATGATGCCCGGCGCGAAGGACCTGCTGGTCGAGCTGGAGGCCGCCGGCCTGCCGCTGGCCCTGGTCTCGGCCTCGTCCCGGCGCATCGTGGACGCCTGCCTGCCGCTGATCGGCGCCGAGCACTTCCGGGTCACGGTCTCCGGCGACGACGTCGAGCACAGCAAGCCCGAACCGGACCCGTACCTGCTGGCAGCCCGCCACCTGGACGTCGACCCGGCCCGCTGCGTGGTGCTGGAGGACTCACCGACCGGCGCCGCCGCCGGCCACGCCGCGGGCTGCCGCGTGATCGCGGTCCCGCACGCGGCCCAGGTGCCGGCCCGCGAGCGGGTGACGGTCGTGGATTCGCTCCGGCGGGTGAATCTGTCCTTCCTGCGCGGCTTGTTCGACGAGTAG
- a CDS encoding dCMP deaminase, giving the protein MTTIDAASSSATPISNRTRGEDREWLSTAVDLAWRCPPSPRAFNVGALIIDADDRELARGWSRDTDEHVHAEESALARLAPNHPRLPGATMYSSLEPCSIRKSRPASCTRLIIDSGIRRVVFAWREPSLLVEDCQGAELLREAGIEVVEFPEFTPQVKAANAHLFGEG; this is encoded by the coding sequence GTGACCACCATCGACGCCGCATCTTCGTCCGCCACTCCCATCTCCAACCGCACCCGCGGGGAAGACCGCGAATGGCTCAGCACCGCGGTCGACCTCGCCTGGCGCTGCCCGCCTTCGCCGCGCGCGTTCAACGTCGGGGCGCTGATCATCGACGCCGACGACCGCGAACTGGCCCGCGGCTGGTCCCGCGACACCGACGAGCACGTCCACGCCGAGGAGTCGGCGCTGGCCCGCCTGGCCCCGAACCACCCGCGGCTGCCCGGCGCGACCATGTACTCCTCGCTGGAGCCCTGCTCGATCCGCAAGTCCCGGCCGGCCAGCTGCACCCGGCTGATCATCGACTCCGGCATCCGGCGCGTGGTGTTCGCCTGGCGCGAGCCCTCGCTGCTGGTCGAGGACTGCCAGGGCGCCGAACTGCTGCGCGAGGCCGGGATCGAGGTCGTCGAGTTCCCGGAGTTCACGCCGCAGGTCAAGGCCGCGAACGCGCACTTGTTCGGCGAGGGCTGA
- a CDS encoding TetR/AcrR family transcriptional regulator, with amino-acid sequence MTSDTRDRLLQGTIDALRTQGIAGVSARTIAAAAGVNQALVFYHFGSVDELLAVAAVWSTEQQVAEYREPFERVRSLRELQRVGRDLHKRESAAGNVTVLGQMLAGAQTNPAFATATRDALALWTVEIERVLNRVLADSPLGEVADVPGLARAVAASFIGMELLAAVDPEGDKAAFRALDQLGALLEYLDDLGPAARAAARRAVRTAVRRSVRA; translated from the coding sequence ATGACCTCCGACACCCGGGACCGCCTGCTGCAGGGGACGATCGACGCCCTGCGGACCCAGGGCATAGCCGGGGTGTCGGCCCGCACCATCGCCGCGGCCGCCGGGGTGAACCAGGCGCTGGTGTTCTACCACTTCGGCAGCGTCGACGAGCTGCTCGCCGTGGCCGCCGTGTGGTCGACCGAGCAGCAGGTCGCCGAGTACCGGGAGCCGTTCGAGCGGGTGCGCTCGCTGCGGGAGTTGCAACGCGTGGGGCGTGACCTGCACAAGCGGGAGAGCGCGGCGGGGAACGTCACGGTCCTGGGACAGATGCTCGCCGGGGCGCAGACGAACCCGGCCTTCGCGACGGCGACGCGCGACGCGCTGGCGCTGTGGACCGTGGAGATCGAGCGGGTCCTGAACCGGGTGCTGGCGGACTCGCCGCTCGGGGAGGTGGCCGACGTGCCGGGGCTGGCGCGCGCGGTGGCGGCCTCGTTCATCGGGATGGAGCTGCTGGCCGCCGTCGACCCGGAGGGCGACAAGGCGGCGTTCCGCGCCCTGGACCAGCTCGGCGCGCTGCTGGAGTACCTGGACGACCTGGGGCCGGCCGCCCGGGCGGCGGCGCGGCGCGCGGTGCGGACCGCCGTGCGGCGGTCGGTGCGCGCGTAG
- a CDS encoding MmcQ/YjbR family DNA-binding protein, with the protein MTPEQKARETAALERLRAICLALPEVEERESHGEPPMNQRRVASPQRAVVGRGWHIRGKRTLAMFCDHHHGQRLGFWCPAPEGVQELRMDQDPDTFYRPPYVGARGWLGVNLDGDPDWDDVEDIVRDAYRKVAPKTLAARVAGGAPWLS; encoded by the coding sequence ATGACGCCCGAACAGAAGGCCCGAGAGACGGCCGCGCTGGAACGCCTGCGCGCCATCTGCCTGGCCCTGCCCGAGGTCGAGGAGCGCGAAAGCCATGGCGAGCCACCCATGAATCAGCGACGCGTAGCGTCTCCTCAACGGGCGGTGGTGGGGAGGGGCTGGCACATCCGCGGCAAGCGCACGCTGGCGATGTTCTGCGATCACCACCACGGTCAGCGCCTGGGCTTCTGGTGCCCGGCCCCGGAGGGAGTGCAGGAGCTGCGGATGGACCAGGACCCGGACACGTTCTACCGGCCGCCGTACGTCGGCGCGCGGGGCTGGCTCGGCGTGAACCTGGACGGCGACCCGGACTGGGACGACGTCGAGGACATCGTGCGCGACGCCTACCGCAAGGTGGCGCCGAAGACCTTGGCAGCCCGAGTCGCCGGCGGTGCGCCTTGGCTGAGCTGA
- a CDS encoding SRPBCC family protein, with translation MSVDVAASVERAWETLSDWESQGAWMVATKVRGTASAVGGSLEGFTGIGPIGFLDTMTVTEWEPPRSCTVRHTGHVVRGTGGFEVAPQGADGCRVTWWEDVDLPLGVLGRIGWLVIGPTTRLFFKVSLGRLKRILEAAERDITG, from the coding sequence GTGTCAGTGGACGTCGCGGCCTCGGTCGAGCGGGCCTGGGAGACGCTGTCCGACTGGGAGTCGCAGGGCGCGTGGATGGTCGCGACCAAGGTGCGCGGGACGGCGAGCGCCGTCGGCGGCAGCCTGGAGGGCTTCACCGGGATCGGGCCGATCGGGTTCCTGGACACGATGACGGTCACCGAATGGGAGCCGCCGCGCAGCTGCACGGTGCGGCACACCGGGCACGTGGTGCGCGGCACCGGCGGGTTCGAGGTGGCGCCGCAGGGTGCGGACGGCTGCCGGGTGACCTGGTGGGAGGACGTCGACCTGCCGCTGGGGGTGCTGGGGCGGATCGGGTGGCTGGTGATCGGGCCGACGACCCGGCTGTTCTTCAAGGTCTCGCTCGGCCGCCTCAAGCGGATTCTTGAGGCGGCGGAGCGAGACATCACCGGATGA
- a CDS encoding aminoglycoside phosphotransferase family protein: MHTGQLTVSEPVVRRLVGEQFPQWRELPVTEIASPGTVNAIFRIGDGLAARFPLKDGEPDGIRRWLEAEAEAARELAGSTRFRTPEPVVIGEPGAGYPLPWAVQTWLPGVTATDDDPAASVLFARDLAEFIGGVRALDTRGRTFGGSGRGGDLRAHDVWMETCFERSEHLLDVPRLRRLWADLRGLPRTDADRMTHGDLIPGNVLVAEGRLAGVLDTGGLGAADPALDLVAVWHLLDAGPREVVREALACDDLQWQRGRAWAFQQAMGLVWYYLDSNPTMSRMGRRTLDRVIR, encoded by the coding sequence ATGCACACCGGCCAGTTGACCGTGTCAGAACCCGTCGTCCGCAGGCTCGTCGGCGAGCAGTTCCCGCAGTGGCGCGAACTGCCCGTCACCGAGATCGCCTCGCCGGGCACGGTCAACGCCATCTTCCGCATCGGCGACGGCCTCGCCGCGCGCTTCCCCCTCAAAGACGGGGAGCCTGACGGCATCCGCCGCTGGCTCGAGGCCGAAGCCGAGGCGGCCCGCGAACTGGCCGGAAGCACCCGCTTCCGCACCCCCGAGCCGGTCGTGATCGGCGAGCCCGGCGCCGGCTACCCGCTGCCGTGGGCGGTCCAGACCTGGCTTCCCGGTGTCACCGCCACCGACGACGACCCGGCGGCCTCGGTTCTGTTCGCTCGCGACCTGGCCGAGTTCATCGGTGGCGTCCGGGCCCTGGACACCCGCGGCCGGACCTTCGGCGGCTCGGGCCGCGGCGGCGACCTGCGCGCCCACGACGTCTGGATGGAAACCTGCTTCGAGCGCAGCGAACACCTTCTCGACGTGCCCCGGCTGCGCCGGCTGTGGGCCGATCTGCGCGGGCTGCCGCGCACCGACGCCGACCGGATGACCCACGGCGACCTGATCCCCGGCAACGTCCTGGTCGCCGAAGGGCGCCTGGCCGGCGTCCTCGACACTGGCGGGCTGGGGGCGGCCGACCCGGCCCTGGATCTGGTCGCCGTCTGGCACCTGCTGGACGCCGGGCCCCGCGAGGTGGTGCGCGAAGCCCTGGCCTGCGACGACCTGCAGTGGCAGCGCGGCCGGGCCTGGGCGTTCCAGCAGGCCATGGGCCTGGTCTGGTACTACCTCGACAGCAACCCGACGATGAGCCGGATGGGCCGGCGCACTCTGGACCGCGTCATCCGGTGA
- the pyrF gene encoding orotidine-5'-phosphate decarboxylase, which translates to MAARPDSSFGARLRTALDERGPLCAGIDPHTALLAQWDLSDDVAGLERFAYTVVEALADRVAALKPQSAFFERYGSRGIAVLERVVDDARSAGTVVIMDAKRGDIGSTVAAYADAYLEPSSPLFSDALTASPYLGFGSLEPLYAAAEKNNAGVFVLGLTSNPEGSQVQGAVGASGRSVAEEMITAAAARNAGASPMGPIGVVVGGTVQTPDFDLARLNGAYLVPGIGAQGATAADVRRIFGAGARNVVPSSSREILAGGPSIAGLRDAAARAVDELRGMLD; encoded by the coding sequence ATGGCTGCTCGACCGGATTCGTCGTTCGGCGCTCGGTTGCGGACTGCTCTCGACGAGCGGGGCCCGCTGTGCGCCGGGATCGACCCGCACACCGCGCTGCTGGCGCAGTGGGACCTCAGCGACGACGTCGCGGGGCTGGAGCGCTTCGCGTACACGGTGGTCGAGGCGCTGGCCGACCGGGTCGCCGCGCTCAAGCCGCAGTCGGCCTTCTTCGAACGCTACGGCAGCCGCGGCATCGCGGTCCTGGAGCGGGTCGTCGACGACGCCCGCTCGGCCGGCACCGTGGTGATCATGGACGCCAAGCGCGGCGACATCGGGTCCACGGTCGCGGCCTACGCGGACGCCTACCTGGAGCCGTCCTCGCCGCTGTTCTCCGACGCCCTGACCGCGAGCCCCTACCTGGGCTTCGGCTCCCTGGAGCCGCTGTACGCGGCGGCGGAGAAGAACAACGCGGGCGTCTTCGTCCTCGGCCTGACCTCGAACCCCGAGGGCTCCCAGGTGCAGGGCGCGGTCGGCGCCTCGGGGCGCAGCGTCGCGGAGGAGATGATCACGGCCGCGGCCGCCCGCAACGCCGGCGCCTCCCCGATGGGCCCGATCGGCGTGGTGGTCGGCGGCACCGTTCAGACCCCGGACTTCGACCTGGCCCGGCTCAACGGCGCCTACCTGGTCCCCGGCATCGGCGCCCAGGGCGCGACCGCGGCCGACGTGCGCCGGATCTTCGGCGCCGGGGCGCGCAACGTGGTGCCCTCGAGCAGCCGGGAGATCCTGGCCGGCGGCCCGTCGATCGCCGGACTGCGGGACGCGGCGGCGCGGGCCGTGGACGAGCTGCGGGGCATGCTCGACTAG